Sequence from the Paenibacillus riograndensis SBR5 genome:
TAACGGTGGTATCCTCCCGGATTCCCCGCAGCAGTTCCATGACTTCCCGGCGTCCGATGGGATCAAGTGCGGACACCGGCTCATCCAGGAGCAGCAGCCGGGGACGGTGAATCAGAGCCTGGGCCAGTCCAAGCCGCTGCTTCATCCCGCCGGAATATCCGCCGATCTTACGCCTCGCCGCATCTCTCAGGCCCACATGCTCCAGAACATCCGCTGCAAGTCCTGCTGCTTCTTTCGAGGATACGCCGTACAGCTTCGCAGCAAAAACAACGTACTCCTGTCCGCTCATCCAGTTATAAAATGCCGGAGATTGCGGCAAATAGCCAATCCGCTTGCGGTAATCCCCAACGGGACCTCCTTCAAAGGAAATCTGTCCCGAGGTAGGCTTAAGCAACCCCGCAAGCATGCGCAGGGTAGTCGTCTTTCCCGCACCATTAGGCCCCAGCAAGGCCACACACTTCCCTGCTTCAATATCAAAGGAGATCCCATCTACCGGTGTATGCCCGCCATAAACCTTGCGTAAATTGGCAACTGTCAGCAGCGGCATCAGTTATCTTTCCTTCCTACTGTAAAATAAGCAACGCTGCCCAGAAGATTGCCAAAAATCAAGATAATAACCCATAGCCACTTGGGCCCCCGGGTCTGCTCAGCCTTGCCCAGAGAAACCAGGCCGATAACGGCCAGCAGGACCTGTAATGCCAGCAGCGGCCAAATCAATCCCCATTTGATTTCTTCCATGACTGCCACCCGCCTTTTAAATTCTTCACCGGAGTTAT
This genomic interval carries:
- a CDS encoding ABC transporter ATP-binding protein — its product is MPLLTVANLRKVYGGHTPVDGISFDIEAGKCVALLGPNGAGKTTTLRMLAGLLKPTSGQISFEGGPVGDYRKRIGYLPQSPAFYNWMSGQEYVVFAAKLYGVSSKEAAGLAADVLEHVGLRDAARRKIGGYSGGMKQRLGLAQALIHRPRLLLLDEPVSALDPIGRREVMELLRGIREDTTVIFSTHVLHDAEEICDDIILMNHGLIAEHGALSRLRSQYSIPVIRLTTEREEKAQRWLEDLAHRSFVEQSAVSSGSATLNVKNVELARQIILQEAGNLDIPLLQFEAGSSTLEDLFMKVVGA
- a CDS encoding PLD nuclease N-terminal domain-containing protein, with protein sequence MEEIKWGLIWPLLALQVLLAVIGLVSLGKAEQTRGPKWLWVIILIFGNLLGSVAYFTVGRKDN